Within Sorangiineae bacterium MSr11367, the genomic segment CATCGTCTACCCGCGCGACGCGTACATCGCAACGAAAGACCAGCCGGATCCCGGCAAGCAGTGGGACAAGAAGGTGTACCCCATCTTCGAACGCGACGTCGCCAACGTCCGAAGGCGTCTTCACGTGCCGGAGAATGCCCAATTCGTCTCGTTCGAATTGGGCCCGGCGATCGCGCAATCCCCGGTGAAGAAGCGCGATCTGAAGCAGCCCGTGTGGCGGGTGCGGCACTCGAAGCTCGCCTTTGCCGTCGGCGGCAAGCCGCAGCGCATCGAGATCGCCGAGATGACCGGCTGGCACGGTGCCTGGTACGTGAGCAAGCTGCGCTAGCGCCGGCGCACGAGTCATCTCGTGTCATTTGTAGGCGCGCGGGGCGCGCTGCACGTTGGAACGCATGAAAACGATCACGCTGGCGCTTGCCGTCGCCGCGGGCATGACGCTCTGTCTGCAGACGGCGTGCGATCCGGACGGATGCGGCTTCGGCACGTCCCCGCACGCGAAGTACTATTGCGATAGCCCCCCCGGCACCGGGGTCACCGGCTCCTTTTCGCTCAAGCTCGCCGACGGAACCACGTGGAGCACCGAGGCGGAAAACATCGACGCAGGTGCCAGCACCGTGGGTCGGCGGAACTACGTCAGGGTCGAGGGCGCGAGGTATTCCAGCGACTGGAACATCACCGTGCGCACGGCCGGCGACGACCAATCGCGCGCCATGATTCGCTTCGACCCGTCGTTCTCGCCCAAAGCGCTCGGTGACTACCCTGCGACGCTTCTCTCCTGCCCCAAGGGAGACATGTACCTCTCCGAGGACACCTATCCGCAAAAGCAAATCACGTGCTCCTCGCGGAACGGTTCGTCCGTCGCCGTCGTTTCGCGCGCGCTCGCGATCCGCGTCGACTCGATCGATGGCGCGAGCACTCGCTACGGCATCGCCGACGGCGACATTCATCTCGTCGCCGTGCGCAGCATCGGCACGGGCTGCTACGAGCACGCCAATTGTTACTAGCTACTTCGAGCGCGCGTCGCGTTCGATCTCGGCGAGAAGCTCGTCCACCTTCTGCTGCTTCTCCACGGCCTCGTCGTAATAGAAGCGAAGCTCGGGCGCGACACGCAAACTGAGCTCCTTCGTAATGGACGAACGCAGCATACCAGCGGCGCTCTTCAAGCCGATCATGAGCTCCTTCTGCCGCGCCTCGTCGCGCTCCACCAGATCGAGCAGCCGCACGTAAACCTTCGCATTGCGCAGATCGTCGGTCACGGTCACGCGCGACACCACGACCCCGGCCACCCGCGGATCGCGCACCTTGCGCGCGAGCAGGTTCGCCAATTCCTCGCGGATCCCTTCGGCGACGCGGGTCGCCCGTTTCACTTCAGCGGCCATCGTCGCCTCCTGGGTACAAATCCTCCCCCACCGTGATGATCTCCGTCGCGTGCTCCGTGAGCACCGCGTCCTCTTGCGTCTCCGCGGCGCGCGCTACTTGGGACATCACCGAGTCGCACACGGCGGCATCGCCCGAAACGACGCTCACGCCGAAGACCGCGCGCTGGAGCAAATCCTGCGCGTCGACCTCGGCGATGGATACGTCGAACCGGGCGCGGACGCGGTCCCGGAACTTCCGCACGACGCTGCGCTTTTCTTTGAGCGAGCGTGCGTGCGGAATGTGGAACGTGAGCCGTAAAACACCGACGAACACCGGGAAATCTTACAGCTTCTGCTTGATCTCTTCGATCTCGTACGACTCCACGATGTCCTTCTCTTTGACCTCGGTAAAGCCTTCGAAGCTGAGACCGCACTCGAAGCCGCGCTCGACGTCTTTCACGTCTTCCTTGAAGCGCTTCAGGGCGTCGAGCTTGCCGTCCCACACCACCACGCCGTCGCGGACGATGCGGGCCTTGTTCGTTCGCTTGACGGTTCCTTCGATGACGTAGGAACCCGCGACCACCGTGCCCTTGACCTTGAAGATGAGACGAACTTCGGCTTTGCCGGACGTCTTCTCGACGAGGGTCGGAGGCAGGAGGCCTTCCATCGCGTTTCGGACGTCTTCGATCGCGTTGTAGATGATCGAATAGATCCGAATCTCGATCTTGTTCTCTTCGGCGTGCGCGCTCGCCTTGCCTGCGGGGCGGACGTTGAAGCCGATGACGATGGCCTTGGCGGCGATGGCGAGGTTGATGTCACCCTCGGTGATCGCGCCGACGCCGGCGTGGATGATGGCGAGCTTCACGCGATCCGTGGACAGCTTGGAGAAGGCGTCGGCCACCGCTTCGACCGAGCCCTGCACGTCGCCTTTGACGATGACACGCAGCTCTTGCTGCGACGAATCCGCCATGCGCTTCGAGATCTCTTCCAGCGAAACCTTGGCCGTCGCCGGAATGAGGCTGCGCGCCATCTTTCCTTTGCGGCTTTCGGCGATCTCTTGCGCCTTCTTCGGATCCTTGACCGCGTGCATCGGGTCGCCGGCGCCCGGAACCTCGGACAGACCGAGGATCTCGACCGGCGTCGAAGGACCGGCCTCGTGCACCTGCTTGCCGTGCTCGTTGGTCATCGCGCGGACCTTGCCGAAGCCCGCACCGGCCAAGAGGAAGTCGCCCACGCGGAGCGTTCCGTCTTGCACCAGGACGCGCGCCACCGGACCGCGACCGCGATCGAGGAGGGCCTCGAGCACGGTGCCGCTGGCGGCCTTCTTCGGGTTGGCCTTGAGGTCCATGACCTCGGACTGGATCGAGATCATCTCGAGCAGCTGCTCGATGCCCGCGCCGGTGTGCGCCGACACGTTCACGAAGATGGTCTCGCCGCCCCACTCTTCGGGCTGCAGACCAAGTTCGACCAGCTCGCGCTTCACACGCTCGGTGTCCGCACCCGGCTTGTCGATCTTGTTCACGGCGACGATGATCGGCACCTTGGCCGCGCGCGCGTGGTTCACGGCCTCTTTCGTCTGCGGCATGACGCCGTCGTCGGCCGCCACGACCAGGATGATCAAGTCGGTGACGCTGGCGCCGCGTGCGCGCATCGCGGTGAA encodes:
- a CDS encoding DUF503 domain-containing protein, which translates into the protein MFVGVLRLTFHIPHARSLKEKRSVVRKFRDRVRARFDVSIAEVDAQDLLQRAVFGVSVVSGDAAVCDSVMSQVARAAETQEDAVLTEHATEIITVGEDLYPGGDDGR
- the rbfA gene encoding 30S ribosome-binding factor RbfA — its product is MAAEVKRATRVAEGIREELANLLARKVRDPRVAGVVVSRVTVTDDLRNAKVYVRLLDLVERDEARQKELMIGLKSAAGMLRSSITKELSLRVAPELRFYYDEAVEKQQKVDELLAEIERDARSK
- the infB gene encoding translation initiation factor IF-2, which produces MSLKSTELLMKLLSMGMTGVHINTTLDADTAKILASEFGWEVEDLAKSEEESIAAARGEEAVAADTPDKSTDTNLITRPPVVTVMGHVDHGKTSLLDKIRSASVATGEAGGITQHIGAYRASTKHGPIVFLDTPGHEAFTAMRARGASVTDLIILVVAADDGVMPQTKEAVNHARAAKVPIIVAVNKIDKPGADTERVKRELVELGLQPEEWGGETIFVNVSAHTGAGIEQLLEMISIQSEVMDLKANPKKAASGTVLEALLDRGRGPVARVLVQDGTLRVGDFLLAGAGFGKVRAMTNEHGKQVHEAGPSTPVEILGLSEVPGAGDPMHAVKDPKKAQEIAESRKGKMARSLIPATAKVSLEEISKRMADSSQQELRVIVKGDVQGSVEAVADAFSKLSTDRVKLAIIHAGVGAITEGDINLAIAAKAIVIGFNVRPAGKASAHAEENKIEIRIYSIIYNAIEDVRNAMEGLLPPTLVEKTSGKAEVRLIFKVKGTVVAGSYVIEGTVKRTNKARIVRDGVVVWDGKLDALKRFKEDVKDVERGFECGLSFEGFTEVKEKDIVESYEIEEIKQKL